GTACAATGAACATATGACCTCCCTCGTCCGGGTAAAAATAGAACATGTGTTAGTGTTTcccaggtcgcaaactgtattcctctgccaaccaactcctctggtgtgttttcagtctatttagccaatttttactatttttctagCGAAATAGGGAGCCTGATAAAGGCTAATCCGTTATGGCTACAATCAGACTAATTGTAGCTGCATATTAACCTTCTAGTTCTACTACTAAAGAACACAATAATGATACATTTCTCATATTTCAGTCAAAAACTGCACCCTTTTCCCTTCCATGTCAATACTTGACTTCTCACAGGCAGTAATAACTAGTACTGTGACTACTCTACAGAGCTGTCTGTTGAATGATGAAACACTGAATGAAAGGATAAGAAATTGCATTGCTCCAGTCAAAACTACATCAGTTACTGTCACTTGACTTCTTTGACAGGTGTGCAAATGTATGTCATGCAAGTCAATATAACTGCTGTCATTGGATAAAAACAGTGTAAAGCATATCTGCATGAATTACTGCAGCTAAAGGTCTGACTTACGGAGAGTTTCCCAACAGCACGATTCATCTTCTCGTATCCGAGGTGATACATGAAGGGAACCACGGCGGCCTGGGCGTTTTTGCGGACATCTGCATTGCGGTCCTCCAGGGAAGCGTACAGCATGGGCAGGCAGTTGATCAGGTCGGGCGGACAGGTCTTCACTGTCATCAGTTTCacagccaaccaaccaaacaactgCAAGGAGAAAGACAGAGTGCGTTATAGTATACAAAGTAAATGGACCTGATActgttataaaaaaaactataacaacaacaaaacacattgtAGTCATGTAGAATGCCAAAGGGGGTACTAGTATCTCACTGAAATTGCGGTACGTTGGAGGCATTGCTGAATTCTAAATTGATTTTGCAAAAcatacaagtatgactaaaaagacaacaaacaccCATAATGtaaaagataatttttttatacataaaaTTTGATGAGCACTCTGTCAAATTGCCCAGCCACAGTAATTCTACTAACTTTCCGCATTTTCAATGAGATAGCCCCTTTACAAAAGAACTTCTTTTTGCTTAGTAGCTGGATATTGCCTTCGTAAAACAATATCTCTAGTGGTTTGTATATCAAATttggttagaaaaaaaagctaTTTGACAAACTGTGCATAGTCCACCAGAGGCATCATTTGCAAGTGGAACCTTTTTCCTTTTACATTTGCTGTAGCAGATTATCTCACCTCAATCTTGAGCATGGGTGAGGTGGAGCGTAGGGCGTCCGACATCATCTCGTTCTCCATGAAGGGTGTGATGCCTGTCTGCTCTACAACAGCATTCAGGGCTGCCAGTCCTGCCTGGCGCACATGTTCCTGTGGACACGCCATGTAAAAACAAGCCGTCAGTGGTCTAAGTCTCAGATGAGTTGGAAAATCAGACCCGGGTCCAAGTGAAAATCATCAACAAATACTTGtaataatatgataataataaagtGACGTAGAAAGTAGTCTAAACGTAAAGAAGAGTACTTGAAAATCTGAAGGTAGGAACACTGGTGAGATACCTTGCTATCTCCCAACGTCTGTAGGATACCAGGGCCAATGACACAGACATGCTGCCGAATGTTTGGTCCCATCGCCGTGGCAATAGTGGTGCAGATAGTCAAGGTGTTTATGACCTGTACAATACAGTAAGGAGGATAAATTTCTAAACATGAAGACATGTATACTCAAAAAATACAATTGAAATGTGTTGAAAGACCTGTAATTAACAAAAttagcattaagaaatagtctggGAAGGTCTCAACTATTCTACGATTGATTTTCACTTTCaagagttacattttgtatatccaAAACCTGCAGTTTGAATACAAGTTGCTAGGAGGCAGTGCTGCTCACCAGTATTTTGTTGGAATCTCCAAGCCTGGCCTTCAGTGCACTAGGCAGGTCTCCAAGGCTAGGGGTGATGAACTTGGCCTCCTCCAGGATTCCAGATACCTAATGCAGATATGTGAGTAACATTGAATATCTACTGCATTTTGCAGAACTGTATGCTACACAGGGTCCACAGCATACAATGCTCAAATGTACTAGGGTTGAAGCTTGTTTCCTGGCCACCAACTACATATCACTCCTGATAATCACGGCATGAGaacctttcttctttctttttttttttaacaagttttcaGCAAAATCTAGTGTGGCATTTCTGAGCGACCCCTTCCACTGGGATGAAACcttcacatgtacatacaagcTTCAAGAATCTCGTAGCCTCACCTTTTCCAGAGCTTCTTTTCTAACCTTCCAGTTCTTATCTCCAAGCTCATTCATGAGTTCAGGTCTCATCCTCTCACTATATAGAACGAGAAAAGAAGTCAGTTTTTAAGAAACACATTCTCCATTCAGAGCCTTTATGACATCACAGCCAATGTCTCATCCCCTTCTGCAAGAAACACATGCAACTTGTGGAGGACTAAGAACACTGCCACTGTTTACAGGGTTGGATAGGCTGAAAGGGAAAGGGGTCACCAGTGTATCTATAAAGGGTAACCTGGATGCAGGCCTTTTTAGCTTCAATATGCATTCTTAGACCCTTCATGGAAAGGGACTAGAGAAAGCAAACTACAGCCAAAAAggctggcacccaggctatatAAAGGGTGGgttatgtacagtacagtacaggacATTATATACAAGTGATGAAGTGGTAACTAAGATCACAAAGTCACAGGAGAACATGGATATTTGAACGCAGATGGTACTGAAAATAAGGTACCCCCTTCTCTCTACTTTCTATCTGGACTTAGGAACAGCTCTTCAAATTTCAATGGTAAGAACTGTGAGGAGAGAAGCAGAagttgttttatttctattctcTACCTGAACATACAACTTTCATGATAAAAGCCCTTTTTCCCCACATCTGGAAACTACAATGCTTCCAAATTTCCTTTTAACAGAAGTTGCTTACACAACTTACTTCAAACTTGAGACACAGCTAgggatacaaatgtatgtgcagTACTTCTAGTTGATGTGGGTTAAACTGATGGGCCACATACTGATAGTATGATACAACCACATATGCTAACGCCAACTAGGTGATCTTAGTACGGGAGAGTGATGACAACATGTATGGGACAGCATCACTCGGATTCTAAAGCTACATGAGGAAAGAAGATGGGTGACTGGTGACATGGGGAGAGAAGAGAATGCACACCACACGTGCACAGGTTTGACATGATACCAACTTACACGAAGGAGCCCGAGCGCGCCATACGCAAGCTACGTGGAGAGGCAACATTAGTATTAGTCCTCACACACAAACGACTGGTGGAGGTGGCAGGGAACAGTAGGGGGGAGTATCTGAATGGACAGCTCCACAATCATTGTTCCCAGTAGATCTGGGCATGACATGGTAAGGGTACAAGGATGAGAACACATTGTGCTTTGATGGAACTTGCTTAATTTCAGCAAGGAAAAATGGACCAGATTGTCGTACAAAAGAACATGGACATACTGTTTCTGTGTTTCATGGTCAATGTCCAAATCATCAGCAGAGTACTGAGGATTTAGGAGACACAATGTATTCCTGGAGCAGATTCTGATTGCTACAAGTTGGAAAGCACCAGTCGTCTATGGTGTATCACATGAAGCTGATTGCAAGTTACAGCGAGTCACTGCAGCAACATTGATATAGCATTGTCATTGATATATAAaggaaaatgaatgaaaagcGTGTTATATCATTACTGGTATTGTCAACCTACAGCACCCAGGTGTAGTTAGTTACATGCAGTGCTTATCTAATTGCAACAACTTCCAGTTGCATTAGAAGCCCTGCTAAAGACATAGCAATGCATGAATTTGTGCAATATACGTATAGACGCAATCATCAAGCACTGCATAAAGTGTTACAAAGTTTCAACGGTGCACGTTCCCATTTTCAGATGCAGCTTCTGCACCTAAATATAGATATTGCATAAGCAGCCTGTTACAAGTGGAACAAGAATCAACCATCGATCTCAATCTTACAAGCCACTGTAAATGTGAACACCAATATGAAAATGAGTCCAAGCATCACAACATTCAGAGATTTGGCATACCAAGGACAATGCAATGTGTACACAATAAGGGGACACTGTAGCAAGAACAAGCAGAGAAGTTATGTTGTGTAACCATGAGACATGTCCAGCCCACCTCACATCTGTCCTGGGTACCAGGTCCTCTATGTTGATGGCAGCAGCCtgatcctcctcctcctccccctctTCATCCCCGCCTTCCTCCCCCTCTGACTTCTTCCGCAACCCCCTGGTGGGGGCGGGGGGCTTCTCTCCTGACATCTAAGGGGGGTAAAAGACAGACTTGTTGTTCACCATGTTGCGAGTTAATTTTCtactgcttttgaaaacaaaggCAGCGAGGAGAAAGTTGAATACCAAACATTTGCAAACCAAACACCTCGAGCTCTGCATACAATGCATACATCTGCTTAGATGAAGGCCCACCTTTTCAATCTCAGCATCGATCTGCTGTAGAAGAGCGGGTTTCTCGTCCTCAAAAAAGATGCGGAGCTGTGCACCCATGTACATGGACAGCACTCCGATCAGGTTGATGCCTGCTGTGCGAATGGCCTGCACAAATGGAGCATATTTGTAGTTGAAGACAAAACATACACTTTTTCCTATCTAACATGTGTAATGTGGTCTATCTAGAGTAATGTGGTCTATCTAGACCtcaacaaaatgttacaaaatgctGGCTGATAATGAATTGgttttgtattctatataatATAGTGGGTGATATGTGGGACTGAaacttggaaaaaaaacattatctatTCATCAATCTATCAAAAAGACTATACCTATTTATGtccttaaaaaaagaaacagcacTTCTCATAACATTTCAAGAAAACTTACAGGATTGGTTGCAGCTAGGGCTGTCTTCAGATGTTGGATAAATGGCTTTACAGAAACCctgcaacaaagaaaaatacatttacatactACAACATTCTTCACATAAGTTTGCTGACACAATTACATGACTTTAACATCTTATACATAAATATGATTCATGACTTTAGCAAcaagaaaaattacattgtgtGTCTGATTCAAACAATGGCCATGTGTGTCTGATTCAAACAATAGCCATGTGTACATTTCCACGCTTACTTCAAACCAAAGTCCTTGATAGCCTGGTTCAGCCAGTTGAGGGTCTCAGCCTGGTTCTTTGGGTTCTTCTGCTTGAAAACCATCTCTACTCCCTGTATGGTGAGAAATACAATTGTCATTTTAACATGAAGAAACAGTGTGCAAACATTATGAATAACTTCTTACTAATGTTTGACTATGTACTTAGTATAGTAACAAAGTCACTTATAAAAAATCAAGACTAGTTCATTCGTAATACATTTTTGCcttgttttcaattattttttccATTCAGAATGGTTTTCCATGATCATCAAATTTGTTTCCATTTCATGGCATTTGACATAACAAAACTATTCAGTTATACtatactataaactctactgaCTAAACAGTTGTGTAACTGCACACTCCTTACCCCTTGGCTGACATAGTCCAGCGCCGTGGCCTCGGCGAGCGCTGTCAGCGCCTCCTTGGCGACCGTCCCGGCCTTGATGTCTCCCACCTTCTCCACCAGCCCCGTCAGACACACCTTGGCCACGCCGTGAGAAATCTTCCCGTTCTCCACAACATACTTCACCAGCTGGAACTTGGCAATCAGTACCTGAGGAGGAGAGTTTGTTCATGACTTTTAAAACAAGACAAATGATACATATAACAACATGCAAGGTTTAAACAACATTTTAGCTTATACAATTTTTGTTCATCCTTATGGATTCTTTAAAGCCTAACAATGAAACTACAATGTATCTACAATCTCTTACCTGGAAGTTGCTCTCCTTCCATCCCTTCTTGGCAATGGTTTTGATGATGACTTGGCAGGGGAGGGTCTTTGGCTCCATGGTCTTTACAGCCTGTGAGAACACAAGTGCATGCACTTCTATCAAACATCAATAGGTGGAGCTTTTTATGCTTTAACATACACTTCAATGCcaggcccaaatcacagcactTTTGTGTAAACAAGAAATGCACCCAGGAATAGAAATTTTGCATTATTTCTGAATACTTCTTTGGTGTTAATAAATATAAGGAGtcttttgttactttttttgtTACACCCAATACTTACATTAGCTATATGTTGAATTAATCACTAATGTTTCAAATGTCCATCCTATCCAGAAATCCAGACCCTCTCACCTGTGCAAAGTCTTCCATCCCTGCCAGCCGCTCCTTCCAGTTGGCACTCTCCAGCTGTTTGAGAGTCTCTGCAGAGAATAGCTCACCTGCTTTCTCTGCAACCTCCTCGTCCTGGGAAAAATTACAGATCAGTAATTATTGTGCTGTATGCATATTTGGCTAATCAAAAATCTTGTACAGGGTTGTGTTGTGTGGTTAACACTCATGATGGTGGCATAGTTTGAATCTCCAAACCATCTATTTGACTCAAATTTTACTGGGTGTGCTGTCTTGTACTGGCTAAACATACAACTATTTGGTCTCAAGTTGtttccttgttttattttcaatagcagtgtaattttcaacacaatgttaatatacattttcataaaCACCTAAAATGAAATCTAGAATTGCACTTACAGACAAGGCAGTCTCCTGGAACTCAGGTTTGTCTGAAACAGAAGACGTCGCTCCTTTCTTCCCCTTGCCCTTGCCAGCTCCACCCTTGGATTTGGCAGGAGCCGTGGAAGGCCTCTGGGAGGCTGCAGCCTGGGGGAATAAGGTGAATAGCAAAATCTTTAGAAATTTTCACCAATTTTAACTGTATATGAGGTCTGATAAATAATAACAATAGATTTCTTGACAAAAGAAATCACAGCAATGCCAGACATCATCTTAAAAAATCACATAATCATCATTTAGCTGGCAAACACAAAAATCATCATGACAACTGCTGTACCTTCGGCGGCCCACCAGGTGCCCCCTTCCTCCAGGCACTTGGGGGTCCTCCAGACTTCTTGGGGGCTTCTTTAGCTGCGGCAGGCTCCTTAGGTTTTGGCTTCTTCCCTCCTCCTATAATCTCTGCCTTTTCACTGTAGTCTTTGATCTTCATGGGGCAAGAAAACATGTTTAAGAAACTGCTTAGCATAAGTTTATCCGCAAAGCTTTTTGAACAACTCAATTACTTAAAATGCTGGACAGTACCAGAAAAGCTGCTAGAGAAAATTTTAGAGCCTTCTTTGTATTTCTAAGCATGTAGAAAAGACTGTAAGCAGCCTTCCATTTATACCTTCCCCATCTTGATCTGGTCCAGTTCTGCCAGGAATTGTGCGATGGGTTTCTCTCCCACCAGCCGCATGGCGGTCCCGATGGCTTCAAACGCTGCCTCACGCACATCTGGGGCAGTGTCACCTGTTCTCTGTATAACAGAGGGGCAAAAAGGCTTCATCAGGGATTCAAATGAAATCATTAGATTACATCAAAGGAATTGAAAAGAAGCTGAACTCTAAAATCTAATAACTGGGCTCTGGAAAGAAATAACATTAGTATCAAACACTGGACACGATAAGATTCTGTACAATAGTACAGCAGTACATATAAACTATATAAATGAGAAGTAAATCTCTGGGTTACTTACAGTGACCAGACTTGCACACATGGGTTTGAGGATGGCCTTGGGCACCTGAGCCGGGGTGCTTCTCTTCAGACAGCGGGTCAGGAACAGGGCCGTCTCTGCCTTGATGGACGGGTTCTTGTTATCCAATGCTGCCAGGTAATCCTCTGAGAAAGCTTGGAGAGTCGTCTTTGGGATAAAAATTTGTCAGAAATCAAGTGATCGTCATGAGACCATAAATTCATGAGAGGCAGTCTTGTTGACAGGTGACTGAGACACAAACTTTGTAGCATTGTGCATTGATTCAGTCTATACATCAGGAAACTGATCTTTGAAGTGTTGCAGAGATGTGCCCATAAAGCTATGTGAAAAGCACACAATGCTGGTTATTCTTGATGTCAAATCTGTCATTACAAAGAGAGTTTTCTATCAGTTTCATGTTGTGAAGTTGAGATTTTTGGATGGATAAGGTGAAATTTTTGTTCATTCCAAGAAGCAAACTTCTGTTCAAGACACAGACCTTGGACAACAGTAATCAAATTTACATTATGTAAGGAACagtttatgatgatgataaggtATAGCTCACTGAAAAAAGGTTGCTCTACTAtttatcaaaatacattgcTCTAAACTACCATGATTTGATAAGAACAGCTTGACTTACAGTGAGAAAGATAGCATCAATGGCTTCTCTCAGGGATGTCACCACGTTGACCTTCTTCTCTTTAAACTTCTCCAGGATGACCTTTATACACTGCACAGCGTACGGCGAGAACTTCTTACGCAGACCGTTGGCGAGTCCTGTCATACAGTTTCCCGCTACAGTCACCAACATCACATTGGAGTCTTTACCTACAGTCTGTGAGGGAAAAGTCAAAAGGTTATAAACTTTTACTACGTGACACCTACTGTGTGGAGAAGACCACTCAGAGGACTGATAAAACCTGGTCTGCATGGAATGGTTATCACTACAGACTGGTTTCTTAATACTTGTGTAAATGGAAAAAATTATCCAAGGGAAAATCACATTGGCCATGTGGTCCTTAAATAGTCATGGTGacttgtacaagtttgactatTTGGCAGGTAGTGCCAGTAAATGAAACTCAGGAACATACTGCTataaaaactgaaaacaaaatattgttcATAGCCATAACGTGCCTTTTGTAACTAGGCATGATCTAGATATCGGCTAAAACTACAGCTAGTTTTTCCCTAAAACTTCTTATTTTGCTATCTTAAGGACTTTGTTGTACTGTGCAGTCATAGCATATGGACAAACCTTAATGAGAATCCTGACAATGTCTCCGTAGTCCCCAGCCTCCAGTTTGGGGTTCTGACACAGCTTATGGAGGGCATCAAGAGCCTCCTTACGGATCTGCCACTTTTTGCTCTcctggaaaacaaaaacagaaaaaaatgtcatgcAATGCACTTAGTACACAGTCATCCATTAAAAGTGTAATTTGTAATATACTAATTGAACATATTAAGATCATATTTTTCAACATCATGGAAGATCATTCCAAAGTATTACAGCAAATATACCATATTGACTTATAACATTATCCTACTATTATATGATAAAGCAGAATAAATTGCTGTGACTGACCATACTCTCCTGAAAGTCCTTAGGAACCTTGGACAGGATTTCTACTGGATCTAAGAGTTCGTAGGGGTCAATTTCAGCCTGTGCCTCACTGTCATCATCTCCACCTGGAATAcacaacaacaccaaaacatCAGCAATGTATGGTAGCAAAactgcaaatactgtaaatgcattaaagttcgggggatttaattttgcggtagcgggaaaatggacctttcgtggtggttttaatttcgcggtagcaccatgcactgaagTCTCTCACTGCCATGAAAAGATGTTTGCGGttgttttaaattcgcggtgaagcagccgctgcaaaaaccaccgcgaaagtttctgcatttacagtaacttactgAGTAAGTACTACTTTCCACTGAGAATTCTTCATTGGAAGAAACCCTATTAGCAGTCATGATCACAACATGCTATAGGCCTGGCTGTTGTCAGAGGTTGAAAAATTAAATCTTAAAACATAAAatcaaaaaatattttcatgacatttcCTGAGCAAATATGGGACTGTTTTGCTTTCTAAGGAACTACGTTTTAACCAGTTTAAAACACCACATCATTTTCCTCTTTgaactatataatatatatgaatgtgaCTTGAGTCCCAAAGATGGAGCCAAccttcatcctcctcctcctccccatcTTCCTCAGCCTCCATCTTGGCCCTCAGGTCCTGTTGGGAGCGCAGGAACCTAGTCTGGCGAGCAGGCTTCTTGGGCAGCTTCTCCCACTCCTCTTCCAGCTCCTTCATCTGTTATCAAAACAAAGTTGTAATGACATGTAGCAGAAACGTGGTCATGGCAAGTAGATTGTATACATTCACATTTGCCCCTTTCTCCACAATCTCTTCTTTGCATTCATGGTTCTCATCCCACTAGTGTCTTACATGATGTTGTAAGATAATTCTGACATGGACTAATTTACAAGCTATGATCTTTACAGAAAATGTGTGAGAAGCAAATGaaatactacaagtacaaccatggCTTAACTTGGCACGTACCACTACAGGCTTGACTCCCTGCAGAGCAGTAACAAAGGCTGGACCGATCCATCTGTAGATCTCCAGACTCAGCTGTTTGGCCTCCTCTCGCACAGTTTTGTCCTTGTGCTCCAGTAATGGGGGCAGGGTTTTCACCACAGGTTTGATGGGCAGGATTTTGTTTCCAAAGCATCTAGAATAAACATTAACAACAGCTATGGTTTATCTAAAGAAGTTTCTCTTTTATTTAGCTACTCAAGGGTCCCAAATGAAACAGGACAATTCTAAAGAAAAAGGATTTATGTTCTTAATGTTTCATAAATCTGGATGCTACTATCATAAGCAATCTCAAGAAACCTGCACACAGTATCTCTTCTCTTACCTTAGACCCTCTGTAAGAACTTGAATGCAGGCTGCTACCACCTTGGGTTGCTTGTTGGTAAACCCCTTCATGATCTCTTCCTGTGTGACAATTATCACAGTTAACACTACATGAAACAAAGCTTAATAATTGATGACTAAAACATGACTGTCACTTCAGTAAAACCGTAGTAAAAGAACTGAGTAGGTTAAAGACCATTGATTATTCTAATTTGCTTTAGTTGACAAGATTTAAATGCTCAGTgaaatattttcataatctTATCAAGAGAAATCTGCCCACCTGGACTATGTCTTGTCTCTCTATCTCTATATACATCATGCAGATCTCCATTCCCTTTTCCTTTGTCTTAGGTCGTGCATTCAGGACCTTGGTCACAATGCCAGGGATGACTTCTCCTGCCGTCCTACGATCAAACATAATTTAACAGTAAGCTAGGAGAAAATTAGTGATAAATATAGGTGGCAAATTGCCAGTAAGCATCAATCTGACAATATGACATTAATATTCATATAATTCAATGTGCAATTTACTTGCAAACTTGCACCATTACAAGTAAGTCTAATGCCTAATCAAACATCTTGACAGATCTAACTTTAGATGATCATAATTCTTACTTCTTTGCATCCGCAGCATTCTCTACAAAAGCTAGCACAGCCTCCAGGCCTTTTTCCTGGGCGATTGCATTGTTGTCTGTCACAAACTTTTTCAACAAACCtggaacaaaataaaacattgctCGTGTTATTAGAAactatagatgtacatgtattaaaaaaaaacagtttgcttCTTTATCTGTATGCTTAGTTGACTTTTCCCAACTAGTTGGGGAGTAAACATATACTTTTATACAAACTGTAACAACATCAATAATCATACACTGAATCCTACGTCAACTCACATGACCTGTATGCTGAGAGAAGGTCTCACCTAGATATTTGGAGAACTCTGGTGATTTCTCGTTTGTCTGCTTTTGGAAGAGTTTGGTGGCCTCTTCGTACCCTGCCAAACGTGCCTTCCATACCTGCAAAAGGGCGAGAAAAGGATATCACTGACAATAGAAATTTCAAGTGCATCTTCTGCTACAAAGGCTGAACTACAACACAGCTATAGCTAAATGTAACATATGTGTCCATTATATTACTTGTTAATGTAGACAAATGAATTCATCCTTACTTTGTGTACACACTTGTCATCTGTGGGCAGCTTCCTCCATTCACTCTCATCGTCTGCCATGATTGCAATTTCTCAATAGTATCACTGTGAAACAAGGACAAAACAAGTCAAacttatatactagtatagaaAAACATGAAATCTTAACATTGTAGATTTTCTACACATTCCTTCTGAACTTGAATGAGTCATTTGTATTCAAATCCAGCTGCTGTCAGTGTTGTAATGTTCAAACAAGCATTACAGGCAGTCATCAGTATTCCCACTGAGGAAGTAATCACACCAGACCTGTTATTGGAAAGTCCCTTGTGTATGTATGCTGTATTTGGTGACTGTGACCAGAATTCATATGACAGCCccatgccatgaaaaaatgtgtCAGTAATTGACAAATATCAGGTCTGGGTCATGATGTCACAACCTCTTCTCCAAAGGGATGAAGGAAACAATTTGGTCTGACCAAGGAGTTTataataacctccttggtctgacccAAAACAAGGAccgtctccaggacctgtccatCTGTGTGTGCCAGAGCTGAAACTTGCTTGtcgggatggaaaaaaatttcactATTGGTCTGAAAAATCTGAGCATCTGTCATGAGCTTTAAATTACTTACAGTAAAATTTAACAACATGGGCTAACATACAGACATTGGCGGAAAAAAATACAGCTGGAGATGGCCCTACTCAAAATAGACTTATACAGTTCACTTCACACTtgaaaaaatacacatacatacgGACAAGACATCACGCATATAAAAATTGATGTAAGGGCAGTGCAGATGGGTGAAAAACCAACAGCACCATTATAAATGCTGAGAGCATACAAACCCCCTCACCCCTATAAAACACATACTGTATTGTCCCAACCCATGACATGCACCAGAGACAGGTGCCCTTTCTCTGGAGCATTCCAAATCAAAAACACATGCTGAATCCCAAGAGTGACTACTCACTTATTCTAACATTCCAGCTGCAGCATGTAGCAGTCAGGAGTTAGTCACTCCATATATGTCACATCATTACTTACATCACAGTGGCTACTAGTAAGGACGTGAAACAGTATTATGATCCACATAATGGTCAAATCACATCTTTCGTGTAAGAGAAGACTATTCCCTCTCATCAATAGGTATGGTGCGATTCTCGTAAAAGAATTAAACATGTATTGATGGTATTCTGCTATTCGTATACCTGCATATTTGCCTGGAACCCTTGGTAAGTGTCTGAAACACCCTCATCACAAAAAGGATGACGCAGTCTGAATACAGAAGTGCGGGACATATCATTTAAATAAAAGATTGGTCCCTGTACAGCATACCCcatatgtatacatgtctaCATTATGCTGTCTGACAGCTATGCAAATCATGAgggaacaaaatacataatcCTACTATAATCCTATCACAGGATATGGCCCAACATAAGGTatgaaattatgcaaaatgtaacaaaatgcaAGTGtataagaagaaaacaaattttgtagtatttttctaaaacatacattacatacatagcAGACCT
The sequence above is drawn from the Branchiostoma floridae strain S238N-H82 chromosome 4, Bfl_VNyyK, whole genome shotgun sequence genome and encodes:
- the LOC118413895 gene encoding cytoskeleton-associated protein 5-like isoform X1, whose amino-acid sequence is MADDESEWRKLPTDDKCVHKVWKARLAGYEEATKLFQKQTNEKSPEFSKYLGLLKKFVTDNNAIAQEKGLEAVLAFVENAADAKKTAGEVIPGIVTKVLNARPKTKEKGMEICMMYIEIERQDIVQEEIMKGFTNKQPKVVAACIQVLTEGLRCFGNKILPIKPVVKTLPPLLEHKDKTVREEAKQLSLEIYRWIGPAFVTALQGVKPVVMKELEEEWEKLPKKPARQTRFLRSQQDLRAKMEAEEDGEEEEDEGGDDDSEAQAEIDPYELLDPVEILSKVPKDFQESMESKKWQIRKEALDALHKLCQNPKLEAGDYGDIVRILIKTVGKDSNVMLVTVAGNCMTGLANGLRKKFSPYAVQCIKVILEKFKEKKVNVVTSLREAIDAIFLTTTLQAFSEDYLAALDNKNPSIKAETALFLTRCLKRSTPAQVPKAILKPMCASLVTRTGDTAPDVREAAFEAIGTAMRLVGEKPIAQFLAELDQIKMGKIKDYSEKAEIIGGGKKPKPKEPAAAKEAPKKSGGPPSAWRKGAPGGPPKAAASQRPSTAPAKSKGGAGKGKGKKGATSSVSDKPEFQETALSDEEVAEKAGELFSAETLKQLESANWKERLAGMEDFAQAVKTMEPKTLPCQVIIKTIAKKGWKESNFQVLIAKFQLVKYVVENGKISHGVAKVCLTGLVEKVGDIKAGTVAKEALTALAEATALDYVSQGGVEMVFKQKNPKNQAETLNWLNQAIKDFGLKVSVKPFIQHLKTALAATNPAIRTAGINLIGVLSMYMGAQLRIFFEDEKPALLQQIDAEIEKMSGEKPPAPTRGLRKKSEGEEGGDEEGEEEEDQAAAINIEDLVPRTDVSERMRPELMNELGDKNWKVRKEALEKVSGILEEAKFITPSLGDLPSALKARLGDSNKILVINTLTICTTIATAMGPNIRQHVCVIGPGILQTLGDSKEHVRQAGLAALNAVVEQTGITPFMENEMMSDALRSTSPMLKIELFGWLAVKLMTVKTCPPDLINCLPMLYASLEDRNADVRKNAQAAVVPFMYHLGYEKMNRAVGKLSASSKTNVSAILEKARGEVPAKPSKKGKGKASSPPSDEGGSGSSAETRRPKTAPAKSKREEDSGSAKEAKQAEPAPKSGRPKSGIAKANANKGGMAGSKKKGSNQSLADEDTGPPLMLNNEKKQRIKDEKTLKVLKWNFSSPESDHIEQLQKQLTTCVSKTVYTQFFHSDFKRHLAAMDTLIAAVKDQQEETVAQLDLLLKWITLRFFDTNTTVNMKALEYLTILFNTLAENEYRLLDIEANSFLPYLVIKVGDSKDVIRRDVRAILKIITKVYPASKIFPFLMDGVRSKNAKQRAECIEELGCLIEGYGLNVCQPTSAKALKEIATQIGDRDNSVRNATLNTLVQAYAICGEQLFKFVGRLTEKDQSMLEERIKRSGVLAKQAAGNRPTTAPPKISPGGMEDGNGDAKPGSKEEKAISFYRAYLTQLKQLHRQAQQGRPQTAPYKREFTLDLETIEGDEVTVSEPVLVDTENTVRELLEDPVNLPETRMRPPSPSMALLGNTTSSSSAVDYVISQVASSEVLTSVQALAQLDAVIQDEEKYEAITDHVDQLLIATLLQLRMAMSKHNDSYDSPEAQDIIKTYRCVLATLIALFQNLTLASQASKDILRDLFSVLITLLLDEHLPHYGDGPQVIRSVNVLVVKVIEKSDLTNCLTALIKLLHGCVASETSSPKFTDLTMKCIWKTTKMFPDVMSDASMDINMDKVLLDLHNFMKAFPTVSWKDRPSDMPLRTIKTVLHLLAMIKGNKIFSHMTLIDNPQDSEVEGYLKRVLKSSKGKSSAGQNKPKHNEQMNGTAEKEEAENMPEESSKPTPRKMNPRTNDMLAEIFKKIGNKENTKEGLADLYDFKKKHPEADITPFMKRTSQFFQNYIERGLKNIELEREGKIQPGSAVSHTDNQFQNGDNLPLAESFGSLDNRVSMDTDTATSKVIQETMSSATSYRERLKILRQRCGLENSAGDGPLPHAPPVSSQHVDRSKTAKDYPDVVPSPSESQLDLPPSILSGPPMDVPQPASISANVDDLKRRLERIKKSQSQNS